In the genome of Curtobacterium sp. MCLR17_036, the window AGCGACCCCGTCGTGACCTGGTAGGCGTCCGGGACGGTCGCGGAGCGGACGAGCATCCGTCGCGCGGACGCGACCAGACCGGGCACGTCGACCGTGCCGATCGGTCGATCGGGGTGCAGCCCGCGCACGAAGCCGAGCTCGTTCACCCAGAGGTTGCCGAGGCCCGCGACGTTCCGCTGGTCGAGCAGGGCCGTCCGGACCGTCGCGTCGGGGTCGGCGAGCAGCCGGCGTGCGGCCTCGGCGGCGTCGAAGTCGTCGTGCAGCAGGTCGGGACCGAGGTGTCCGACGACGCTGTGCTCGTCCGCGGTGTCCACGAGGTCGACCACCGGCAGGTCGACGCCCCAGACGGTGCGGCCGTCCTCGAGGCCGAGCCGCACCCGTGCCCGACGGACGACCTCGACCGGGGGCCGCCGACCCGGCCGCGTGGTCGTCCACGACCCCTGCATGCGCATGTGGGTGTGCAGCGTGGTGCCGTCGTCGAAGCGGGTCAGCAGGTGCTTGCCGTGCGTGGCGTGCTCCAGGACCCGACGGCCGGCGAGCGAGCGGCCCGCGGCGCCGCCGCCACGGAGCTCCCCGCGCGCGACCAGGGCGCCGTCGACGGCGCGCAGACGCGCGGCCAACCGGAACACGGAGTCACCCTCGGGCACGGCAGCACGCTACGGCCGACGACCGACACCGTGCAGCGGTCGCGCGGTCGGGGCGTCCGGTCAGACCGGGCGGTAGATGGCGATCGGCGGCGTGCCGTCCTCGCCGGCGTCGTGCCCCTGCCCGGTGGCCAGCCACGTGCGACCCTCGTGCTCGATGGTCGTGGGCAGGTCGCCGTGCACGAGGATGCGCACCGCGGGTTCGTCGCCGTCGAGGAGGTCGACGCCGTGCGCCTCGGTGCCGCCGGGGTTGTCGTGGACGTAGCTCATGGGACGATCGAACTCCGCGACGCCTGTGGAACGCCGGGAGCAGCGGGGACACGCCCGGTTTCCGCCCGGATCCCACGACCGGCACCACGACCGGGTAGAGTGTCCACGTACGCGGATGTGGCGCAGTGGTAGCGCATCACCTTGCCAAGGTGAGGGTCGCGAGTTCGAATCTCGTCATCCGCTCGGA includes:
- a CDS encoding DNA-formamidopyrimidine glycosylase family protein produces the protein MPEGDSVFRLAARLRAVDGALVARGELRGGGAAGRSLAGRRVLEHATHGKHLLTRFDDGTTLHTHMRMQGSWTTTRPGRRPPVEVVRRARVRLGLEDGRTVWGVDLPVVDLVDTADEHSVVGHLGPDLLHDDFDAAEAARRLLADPDATVRTALLDQRNVAGLGNLWVNELGFVRGLHPDRPIGTVDVPGLVASARRMLVRSATVPDAYQVTTGSLRRGERHWVVGRAGRPCLRCGTSVVGRDAVEVVGSAPRRTWWCPRCQPRDALGAPEH